One Bombus fervidus isolate BK054 chromosome 7, iyBomFerv1, whole genome shotgun sequence genomic region harbors:
- the Calpa gene encoding calpain A isoform X6 — protein sequence MNHFSYGWKPEVVEPEFIQQVTSKAELGEKGSGFRPRAAVQDFSKLKQECLATGTLFEDPEFPADDSSLYFSKRPDRYIEWKRPMEIADNPQLFVEGFSRFDVQQGELGDCWLLAAVANLTMDANLFFQVVPEDQSFEENYAGIFHFRFWQYGRWVDVVIDDRLPTYRGELVYLHSAEINEFWSALLEKAYAKLHGSYEALKGGTTCEAMEDFTGGVTEMYQMDQTPPNLFSILLKAYERNSLMGCSIEPDPNILEAETPQGLIRGHAYSITRVKYVEIQTPNQFGKIPLLRLRNPWGNEAEWNGPWSDQSPEWRFIPDHEKEELGLTFDMDGEFWMSFQDFTRYFTQLEICNLNPDSLTEDDLNAGKKKWEMSVFEGEWVRGVTAGGCRNFLETFWHNPQYRITLEYPDEDDDKCTVIVALMQKNRRAQRRMGAECLTIGFAIYHLEYPERLPKPLDINFFKYNASVARSPAFINLREVTCRFKLPPGVYCIVPSTFDPNEEGEFLLRIFSENKNNMEENDDEVGVGEIDDRVINPKGDNEHEDGDKVREEPDPDRNADKVREFFKKLAGDDMEVDWMELKEILDFAMRKELPQSARRSEAHAPETVQGNGSFIDTLISLLCGIVCNNEQYSKIVETNDKGFSKDVCRSMVAMLDVDHSGKLGFEEFRTLWNDIRKWRAVFKLYDKDESGYLSAFELRQALNSAGYRLNNHILNILVHRYGTKDGMITFDDYIMCAVRLKTMIDIFRERDPDLTNTATFTMEEWIEKTLYS from the exons TTAGGAGAAAAGGGTTCTGGCTTCAGACCCCGAGCAGCGGTTCAAGATTTTAGCAAACTTAAGCAAGAATGTTTGGCTACGGGGACACTTTTCGAGGATCCCGAATTTCCAGCGGATGATTCATCGTTATATTTCTCGAAAAGGCCAGACAGATATATAGAATGGAAACGACCGATG GAAATCGCAGACAATCCTCAACTGTTCGTCGAGGGTTTTTCCAGATTCGACGTTCAGCAAGGCGAATTAGGAGATTGTTGGCTGCTGGCAGCAGTCGCGAATCTCACTATGGATGCCAATTTGTTTTTCCAAGTAGTCCCAGAAGACCAGAGTTTCGAAGAAAACTACGCCggtatatttcatttcag ATTCTGGCAGTACGGTAGATGGGTAGACGTGGTGATTGACGACAGATTACCGACCTACCGCGGCGAATTGGTATACCTGCATTCGGCTGAGATCAACGAATTCTGGAGTGCTCTTTTGGAAAAGGCGTACGCGAAGCTTCATGGGTCGTACGAAGCTTTGAAAGGCGGAACCACCTGTGAGGCCATGGAGGATTTTACGGGTGGTGTGACGGAAATGTATCAAATGGACCAAACCCCTCCAAATCTATTTAGTATTTTGCTAAAAGCTTACGAAAGGAACTCGCTAATGGGCTGCTCGATAGAG ccTGATCCAAATATATTGGAAGCCGAGACGCCTCAAGGACTGATCAGAGGCCATGCTTACAGTATTACACGTGTCAAATATGTGGAGATTCAAACGCCAAACCAATTTGGGAAAATACCGCTACTTAGACTTAGAAATCCATGGGGTAACGAGGCAGAATGGAATGGTCCGTGGAGCGATCA ATCACCGGAGTGGAGATTCATTCCCGATCATGAGAAGGAAGAGCTAGGCTTAACCTTCGACATGGATGGTGAATTTTGGATGTCATTCCAGGACTTTACGCGATATTTTACGCAACTAGAAATATGTAACTTGAATCCAGACTCGTTGACCGAAGACGATCTAAATGCCGGGAAAAAGAAATGGGAGATGAGCGTGTTCGAAGGGGAATGGGTACGCGGTGTTACGGCAGGAGGATGTAGGAACTTTTTAG AAACCTTCTGGCATAATCCGCAATACCGAATTACTCTCGAGTACCCAGATGAAGATGATGATAAATGTACAGTCATTGTTGCGTTGATGCAGAAAAATAGGCGAGCACAGAGAAGAATGGGTGCAGAATGTCTGACAATTGGATTTGCCATATACCAT TTGGAGTACCCCGAACGGTTACCCAAGCCATTGGACATTAATTTCTTCAAGTACAACGCGTCGGTTGCAAGATCGCCagcatttataaatttacgaGAAGTAACGTGCCGTTTCAAATTACCACCTGGTGTGTATTGCATAGTTCCAAGTACGTTTGACCCTAATGAAGAGGGTGAATTTTTGCTGAGAATATTCTCCGAAAATAAGAACAATATGGA AGAAAATGACGATGAAGTTGGTGTTGGAGAAATTGATGATAGG GTCATTAATCCCAAAGGTGATAACGAACACGAAGATGGAGATAAG GTTCGAGAAGAACCAGATCCAGACCGTAATGCAGACAAAGTTcgagaatttttcaaaaagctCGCTGGTGACGATATGGAAGTGGATTGGATGGAGCTAAAggaaattttagattttgCAATGCGAAAAG AACTACCACAGTCGGCGCGTCGTAGTGAGGCTCATGCCCCTGAAACTGTACAAGGAAATGGTTCGTTTATCGACACTCTCATCTCACTGCTGTGCGGCATTGTTTGTAATAATGAACAGTACAGTAAGATTGTAG AAACGAATGATAAAGGATTCAGTAAGGATGTATGCCGTAGTATGGTGGCCATGCTAGATGTAGATCACTCTGGAAAACTCGGATTTGAAGAATTTCGAACATTATGGAACGACATAAGGAAATGGAGG gctgtatttaaattatacgaCAAAGACGAATCGGGATATTTGAGCGCGTTTGAATTGAGGCAAGCATTAAATAGCGCAGGCTATCGACTCAATAATcacattttaaatatcttgGTACATCGTTACGGAACAAAGGATGGTATGATCACCTTTGATGATTACATCATGTGCGCAGTTCGACTCAAGACAATGATAG ATATTTTTAGAGAACGAGATCCAGACTTAACTAATACGGCGACATTCACAATGGAAGAATGGATAGAGAAAACGTTATACTCGTAA
- the Calpa gene encoding calpain A isoform X3 yields MERRKYTNYRYLNYIAEGVAELKLSPKLEHAKNISIEKKSTVPNIAQGKLLSYTKFSEKENLNSRSKSTKEKNTYKDKPLRTTANFIGKPYYNLGEKGSGFRPRAAVQDFSKLKQECLATGTLFEDPEFPADDSSLYFSKRPDRYIEWKRPMEIADNPQLFVEGFSRFDVQQGELGDCWLLAAVANLTMDANLFFQVVPEDQSFEENYAGIFHFRFWQYGRWVDVVIDDRLPTYRGELVYLHSAEINEFWSALLEKAYAKLHGSYEALKGGTTCEAMEDFTGGVTEMYQMDQTPPNLFSILLKAYERNSLMGCSIEPDPNILEAETPQGLIRGHAYSITRVKYVEIQTPNQFGKIPLLRLRNPWGNEAEWNGPWSDQSPEWRFIPDHEKEELGLTFDMDGEFWMSFQDFTRYFTQLEICNLNPDSLTEDDLNAGKKKWEMSVFEGEWVRGVTAGGCRNFLETFWHNPQYRITLEYPDEDDDKCTVIVALMQKNRRAQRRMGAECLTIGFAIYHLEYPERLPKPLDINFFKYNASVARSPAFINLREVTCRFKLPPGVYCIVPSTFDPNEEGEFLLRIFSENKNNMEENDDEVGVGEIDDRVINPKGDNEHEDGDKVREEPDPDRNADKVREFFKKLAGDDMEVDWMELKEILDFAMRKETNDKGFSKDVCRSMVAMLDVDHSGKLGFEEFRTLWNDIRKWRAVFKLYDKDESGYLSAFELRQALNSAGYRLNNHILNILVHRYGTKDGMITFDDYIMCAVRLKTMIDIFRERDPDLTNTATFTMEEWIEKTLYS; encoded by the exons ATGGAACGACGAAAGTACACGAATTACAGATACTTAAATTATATAGCGGAAGGTGTAGCTGAGTTAAAACTGTCACCAAAATTAGAACATGCCAAAAATATCAGTATCGAGAAAAAAAGCACGGTTCCTAATATCGCTCAAGGAAAACTTCTATCTTATACAAAATTCtctgaaaaagaaaacttAAATTCTCGATCGAAAtcaacaaaagaaaaaaacactTACAAAGACAAACCTCTAAGGACAACCGCAAATTTTATTGGGAAACCCTACTATAAC TTAGGAGAAAAGGGTTCTGGCTTCAGACCCCGAGCAGCGGTTCAAGATTTTAGCAAACTTAAGCAAGAATGTTTGGCTACGGGGACACTTTTCGAGGATCCCGAATTTCCAGCGGATGATTCATCGTTATATTTCTCGAAAAGGCCAGACAGATATATAGAATGGAAACGACCGATG GAAATCGCAGACAATCCTCAACTGTTCGTCGAGGGTTTTTCCAGATTCGACGTTCAGCAAGGCGAATTAGGAGATTGTTGGCTGCTGGCAGCAGTCGCGAATCTCACTATGGATGCCAATTTGTTTTTCCAAGTAGTCCCAGAAGACCAGAGTTTCGAAGAAAACTACGCCggtatatttcatttcag ATTCTGGCAGTACGGTAGATGGGTAGACGTGGTGATTGACGACAGATTACCGACCTACCGCGGCGAATTGGTATACCTGCATTCGGCTGAGATCAACGAATTCTGGAGTGCTCTTTTGGAAAAGGCGTACGCGAAGCTTCATGGGTCGTACGAAGCTTTGAAAGGCGGAACCACCTGTGAGGCCATGGAGGATTTTACGGGTGGTGTGACGGAAATGTATCAAATGGACCAAACCCCTCCAAATCTATTTAGTATTTTGCTAAAAGCTTACGAAAGGAACTCGCTAATGGGCTGCTCGATAGAG ccTGATCCAAATATATTGGAAGCCGAGACGCCTCAAGGACTGATCAGAGGCCATGCTTACAGTATTACACGTGTCAAATATGTGGAGATTCAAACGCCAAACCAATTTGGGAAAATACCGCTACTTAGACTTAGAAATCCATGGGGTAACGAGGCAGAATGGAATGGTCCGTGGAGCGATCA ATCACCGGAGTGGAGATTCATTCCCGATCATGAGAAGGAAGAGCTAGGCTTAACCTTCGACATGGATGGTGAATTTTGGATGTCATTCCAGGACTTTACGCGATATTTTACGCAACTAGAAATATGTAACTTGAATCCAGACTCGTTGACCGAAGACGATCTAAATGCCGGGAAAAAGAAATGGGAGATGAGCGTGTTCGAAGGGGAATGGGTACGCGGTGTTACGGCAGGAGGATGTAGGAACTTTTTAG AAACCTTCTGGCATAATCCGCAATACCGAATTACTCTCGAGTACCCAGATGAAGATGATGATAAATGTACAGTCATTGTTGCGTTGATGCAGAAAAATAGGCGAGCACAGAGAAGAATGGGTGCAGAATGTCTGACAATTGGATTTGCCATATACCAT TTGGAGTACCCCGAACGGTTACCCAAGCCATTGGACATTAATTTCTTCAAGTACAACGCGTCGGTTGCAAGATCGCCagcatttataaatttacgaGAAGTAACGTGCCGTTTCAAATTACCACCTGGTGTGTATTGCATAGTTCCAAGTACGTTTGACCCTAATGAAGAGGGTGAATTTTTGCTGAGAATATTCTCCGAAAATAAGAACAATATGGA AGAAAATGACGATGAAGTTGGTGTTGGAGAAATTGATGATAGG GTCATTAATCCCAAAGGTGATAACGAACACGAAGATGGAGATAAG GTTCGAGAAGAACCAGATCCAGACCGTAATGCAGACAAAGTTcgagaatttttcaaaaagctCGCTGGTGACGATATGGAAGTGGATTGGATGGAGCTAAAggaaattttagattttgCAATGCGAAAAG AAACGAATGATAAAGGATTCAGTAAGGATGTATGCCGTAGTATGGTGGCCATGCTAGATGTAGATCACTCTGGAAAACTCGGATTTGAAGAATTTCGAACATTATGGAACGACATAAGGAAATGGAGG gctgtatttaaattatacgaCAAAGACGAATCGGGATATTTGAGCGCGTTTGAATTGAGGCAAGCATTAAATAGCGCAGGCTATCGACTCAATAATcacattttaaatatcttgGTACATCGTTACGGAACAAAGGATGGTATGATCACCTTTGATGATTACATCATGTGCGCAGTTCGACTCAAGACAATGATAG ATATTTTTAGAGAACGAGATCCAGACTTAACTAATACGGCGACATTCACAATGGAAGAATGGATAGAGAAAACGTTATACTCGTAA
- the Calpa gene encoding calpain A isoform X11 → MERRKYTNYRYLNYIAEGVAELKLSPKLEHAKNISIEKKSTVPNIAQGKLLSYTKFSEKENLNSRSKSTKEKNTYKDKPLRTTANFIGKPYYNLGEKGSGFRPRAAVQDFSKLKQECLATGTLFEDPEFPADDSSLYFSKRPDRYIEWKRPMEIADNPQLFVEGFSRFDVQQGELGDCWLLAAVANLTMDANLFFQVVPEDQSFEENYAGIFHFRFWQYGRWVDVVIDDRLPTYRGELVYLHSAEINEFWSALLEKAYAKLHGSYEALKGGTTCEAMEDFTGGVTEMYQMDQTPPNLFSILLKAYERNSLMGCSIEPDPNILEAETPQGLIRGHAYSITRVKYVEIQTPNQFGKIPLLRLRNPWGNEAEWNGPWSDQSPEWRFIPDHEKEELGLTFDMDGEFWMSFQDFTRYFTQLEICNLNPDSLTEDDLNAGKKKWEMSVFEGEWVRGVTAGGCRNFLETFWHNPQYRITLEYPDEDDDKCTVIVALMQKNRRAQRRMGAECLTIGFAIYHLEYPERLPKPLDINFFKYNASVARSPAFINLREVTCRFKLPPGVYCIVPSTFDPNEEGEFLLRIFSENKNNMEENDDEVGVGEIDDRVREEPDPDRNADKVREFFKKLAGDDMEVDWMELKEILDFAMRKAVCYG, encoded by the exons ATGGAACGACGAAAGTACACGAATTACAGATACTTAAATTATATAGCGGAAGGTGTAGCTGAGTTAAAACTGTCACCAAAATTAGAACATGCCAAAAATATCAGTATCGAGAAAAAAAGCACGGTTCCTAATATCGCTCAAGGAAAACTTCTATCTTATACAAAATTCtctgaaaaagaaaacttAAATTCTCGATCGAAAtcaacaaaagaaaaaaacactTACAAAGACAAACCTCTAAGGACAACCGCAAATTTTATTGGGAAACCCTACTATAAC TTAGGAGAAAAGGGTTCTGGCTTCAGACCCCGAGCAGCGGTTCAAGATTTTAGCAAACTTAAGCAAGAATGTTTGGCTACGGGGACACTTTTCGAGGATCCCGAATTTCCAGCGGATGATTCATCGTTATATTTCTCGAAAAGGCCAGACAGATATATAGAATGGAAACGACCGATG GAAATCGCAGACAATCCTCAACTGTTCGTCGAGGGTTTTTCCAGATTCGACGTTCAGCAAGGCGAATTAGGAGATTGTTGGCTGCTGGCAGCAGTCGCGAATCTCACTATGGATGCCAATTTGTTTTTCCAAGTAGTCCCAGAAGACCAGAGTTTCGAAGAAAACTACGCCggtatatttcatttcag ATTCTGGCAGTACGGTAGATGGGTAGACGTGGTGATTGACGACAGATTACCGACCTACCGCGGCGAATTGGTATACCTGCATTCGGCTGAGATCAACGAATTCTGGAGTGCTCTTTTGGAAAAGGCGTACGCGAAGCTTCATGGGTCGTACGAAGCTTTGAAAGGCGGAACCACCTGTGAGGCCATGGAGGATTTTACGGGTGGTGTGACGGAAATGTATCAAATGGACCAAACCCCTCCAAATCTATTTAGTATTTTGCTAAAAGCTTACGAAAGGAACTCGCTAATGGGCTGCTCGATAGAG ccTGATCCAAATATATTGGAAGCCGAGACGCCTCAAGGACTGATCAGAGGCCATGCTTACAGTATTACACGTGTCAAATATGTGGAGATTCAAACGCCAAACCAATTTGGGAAAATACCGCTACTTAGACTTAGAAATCCATGGGGTAACGAGGCAGAATGGAATGGTCCGTGGAGCGATCA ATCACCGGAGTGGAGATTCATTCCCGATCATGAGAAGGAAGAGCTAGGCTTAACCTTCGACATGGATGGTGAATTTTGGATGTCATTCCAGGACTTTACGCGATATTTTACGCAACTAGAAATATGTAACTTGAATCCAGACTCGTTGACCGAAGACGATCTAAATGCCGGGAAAAAGAAATGGGAGATGAGCGTGTTCGAAGGGGAATGGGTACGCGGTGTTACGGCAGGAGGATGTAGGAACTTTTTAG AAACCTTCTGGCATAATCCGCAATACCGAATTACTCTCGAGTACCCAGATGAAGATGATGATAAATGTACAGTCATTGTTGCGTTGATGCAGAAAAATAGGCGAGCACAGAGAAGAATGGGTGCAGAATGTCTGACAATTGGATTTGCCATATACCAT TTGGAGTACCCCGAACGGTTACCCAAGCCATTGGACATTAATTTCTTCAAGTACAACGCGTCGGTTGCAAGATCGCCagcatttataaatttacgaGAAGTAACGTGCCGTTTCAAATTACCACCTGGTGTGTATTGCATAGTTCCAAGTACGTTTGACCCTAATGAAGAGGGTGAATTTTTGCTGAGAATATTCTCCGAAAATAAGAACAATATGGA AGAAAATGACGATGAAGTTGGTGTTGGAGAAATTGATGATAGG GTTCGAGAAGAACCAGATCCAGACCGTAATGCAGACAAAGTTcgagaatttttcaaaaagctCGCTGGTGACGATATGGAAGTGGATTGGATGGAGCTAAAggaaattttagattttgCAATGCGAAAAG CTGTATGTTACGGGTAG
- the Calpa gene encoding calpain A isoform X7: protein MSYYGDGNGAALDDVFVKAAVEVKRFLPSLFNIKVLGEKGSGFRPRAAVQDFSKLKQECLATGTLFEDPEFPADDSSLYFSKRPDRYIEWKRPMEIADNPQLFVEGFSRFDVQQGELGDCWLLAAVANLTMDANLFFQVVPEDQSFEENYAGIFHFRFWQYGRWVDVVIDDRLPTYRGELVYLHSAEINEFWSALLEKAYAKLHGSYEALKGGTTCEAMEDFTGGVTEMYQMDQTPPNLFSILLKAYERNSLMGCSIEPDPNILEAETPQGLIRGHAYSITRVKYVEIQTPNQFGKIPLLRLRNPWGNEAEWNGPWSDQSPEWRFIPDHEKEELGLTFDMDGEFWMSFQDFTRYFTQLEICNLNPDSLTEDDLNAGKKKWEMSVFEGEWVRGVTAGGCRNFLETFWHNPQYRITLEYPDEDDDKCTVIVALMQKNRRAQRRMGAECLTIGFAIYHLEYPERLPKPLDINFFKYNASVARSPAFINLREVTCRFKLPPGVYCIVPSTFDPNEEGEFLLRIFSENKNNMEENDDEVGVGEIDDRVREEPDPDRNADKVREFFKKLAGDDMEVDWMELKEILDFAMRKELPQSARRSEAHAPETVQGNGSFIDTLISLLCGIVCNNEQYSKIVETNDKGFSKDVCRSMVAMLDVDHSGKLGFEEFRTLWNDIRKWRAVFKLYDKDESGYLSAFELRQALNSAGYRLNNHILNILVHRYGTKDGMITFDDYIMCAVRLKTMIDIFRERDPDLTNTATFTMEEWIEKTLYS from the exons TTAGGAGAAAAGGGTTCTGGCTTCAGACCCCGAGCAGCGGTTCAAGATTTTAGCAAACTTAAGCAAGAATGTTTGGCTACGGGGACACTTTTCGAGGATCCCGAATTTCCAGCGGATGATTCATCGTTATATTTCTCGAAAAGGCCAGACAGATATATAGAATGGAAACGACCGATG GAAATCGCAGACAATCCTCAACTGTTCGTCGAGGGTTTTTCCAGATTCGACGTTCAGCAAGGCGAATTAGGAGATTGTTGGCTGCTGGCAGCAGTCGCGAATCTCACTATGGATGCCAATTTGTTTTTCCAAGTAGTCCCAGAAGACCAGAGTTTCGAAGAAAACTACGCCggtatatttcatttcag ATTCTGGCAGTACGGTAGATGGGTAGACGTGGTGATTGACGACAGATTACCGACCTACCGCGGCGAATTGGTATACCTGCATTCGGCTGAGATCAACGAATTCTGGAGTGCTCTTTTGGAAAAGGCGTACGCGAAGCTTCATGGGTCGTACGAAGCTTTGAAAGGCGGAACCACCTGTGAGGCCATGGAGGATTTTACGGGTGGTGTGACGGAAATGTATCAAATGGACCAAACCCCTCCAAATCTATTTAGTATTTTGCTAAAAGCTTACGAAAGGAACTCGCTAATGGGCTGCTCGATAGAG ccTGATCCAAATATATTGGAAGCCGAGACGCCTCAAGGACTGATCAGAGGCCATGCTTACAGTATTACACGTGTCAAATATGTGGAGATTCAAACGCCAAACCAATTTGGGAAAATACCGCTACTTAGACTTAGAAATCCATGGGGTAACGAGGCAGAATGGAATGGTCCGTGGAGCGATCA ATCACCGGAGTGGAGATTCATTCCCGATCATGAGAAGGAAGAGCTAGGCTTAACCTTCGACATGGATGGTGAATTTTGGATGTCATTCCAGGACTTTACGCGATATTTTACGCAACTAGAAATATGTAACTTGAATCCAGACTCGTTGACCGAAGACGATCTAAATGCCGGGAAAAAGAAATGGGAGATGAGCGTGTTCGAAGGGGAATGGGTACGCGGTGTTACGGCAGGAGGATGTAGGAACTTTTTAG AAACCTTCTGGCATAATCCGCAATACCGAATTACTCTCGAGTACCCAGATGAAGATGATGATAAATGTACAGTCATTGTTGCGTTGATGCAGAAAAATAGGCGAGCACAGAGAAGAATGGGTGCAGAATGTCTGACAATTGGATTTGCCATATACCAT TTGGAGTACCCCGAACGGTTACCCAAGCCATTGGACATTAATTTCTTCAAGTACAACGCGTCGGTTGCAAGATCGCCagcatttataaatttacgaGAAGTAACGTGCCGTTTCAAATTACCACCTGGTGTGTATTGCATAGTTCCAAGTACGTTTGACCCTAATGAAGAGGGTGAATTTTTGCTGAGAATATTCTCCGAAAATAAGAACAATATGGA AGAAAATGACGATGAAGTTGGTGTTGGAGAAATTGATGATAGG GTTCGAGAAGAACCAGATCCAGACCGTAATGCAGACAAAGTTcgagaatttttcaaaaagctCGCTGGTGACGATATGGAAGTGGATTGGATGGAGCTAAAggaaattttagattttgCAATGCGAAAAG AACTACCACAGTCGGCGCGTCGTAGTGAGGCTCATGCCCCTGAAACTGTACAAGGAAATGGTTCGTTTATCGACACTCTCATCTCACTGCTGTGCGGCATTGTTTGTAATAATGAACAGTACAGTAAGATTGTAG AAACGAATGATAAAGGATTCAGTAAGGATGTATGCCGTAGTATGGTGGCCATGCTAGATGTAGATCACTCTGGAAAACTCGGATTTGAAGAATTTCGAACATTATGGAACGACATAAGGAAATGGAGG gctgtatttaaattatacgaCAAAGACGAATCGGGATATTTGAGCGCGTTTGAATTGAGGCAAGCATTAAATAGCGCAGGCTATCGACTCAATAATcacattttaaatatcttgGTACATCGTTACGGAACAAAGGATGGTATGATCACCTTTGATGATTACATCATGTGCGCAGTTCGACTCAAGACAATGATAG ATATTTTTAGAGAACGAGATCCAGACTTAACTAATACGGCGACATTCACAATGGAAGAATGGATAGAGAAAACGTTATACTCGTAA
- the Calpa gene encoding calpain A isoform X4 codes for MSYYGDGNGAALDDVFVKAAVEVKRFLPSLFNIKVLGEKGSGFRPRAAVQDFSKLKQECLATGTLFEDPEFPADDSSLYFSKRPDRYIEWKRPMEIADNPQLFVEGFSRFDVQQGELGDCWLLAAVANLTMDANLFFQVVPEDQSFEENYAGIFHFRFWQYGRWVDVVIDDRLPTYRGELVYLHSAEINEFWSALLEKAYAKLHGSYEALKGGTTCEAMEDFTGGVTEMYQMDQTPPNLFSILLKAYERNSLMGCSIEPDPNILEAETPQGLIRGHAYSITRVKYVEIQTPNQFGKIPLLRLRNPWGNEAEWNGPWSDQSPEWRFIPDHEKEELGLTFDMDGEFWMSFQDFTRYFTQLEICNLNPDSLTEDDLNAGKKKWEMSVFEGEWVRGVTAGGCRNFLETFWHNPQYRITLEYPDEDDDKCTVIVALMQKNRRAQRRMGAECLTIGFAIYHLEYPERLPKPLDINFFKYNASVARSPAFINLREVTCRFKLPPGVYCIVPSTFDPNEEGEFLLRIFSENKNNMEENDDEVGVGEIDDRVINPKGDNEHEDGDKVREEPDPDRNADKVREFFKKLAGDDMEVDWMELKEILDFAMRKELPQSARRSEAHAPETVQGNGSFIDTLISLLCGIVCNNEQYSKIVETNDKGFSKDVCRSMVAMLDVDHSGKLGFEEFRTLWNDIRKWRAVFKLYDKDESGYLSAFELRQALNSAGYRLNNHILNILVHRYGTKDGMITFDDYIMCAVRLKTMIDIFRERDPDLTNTATFTMEEWIEKTLYS; via the exons TTAGGAGAAAAGGGTTCTGGCTTCAGACCCCGAGCAGCGGTTCAAGATTTTAGCAAACTTAAGCAAGAATGTTTGGCTACGGGGACACTTTTCGAGGATCCCGAATTTCCAGCGGATGATTCATCGTTATATTTCTCGAAAAGGCCAGACAGATATATAGAATGGAAACGACCGATG GAAATCGCAGACAATCCTCAACTGTTCGTCGAGGGTTTTTCCAGATTCGACGTTCAGCAAGGCGAATTAGGAGATTGTTGGCTGCTGGCAGCAGTCGCGAATCTCACTATGGATGCCAATTTGTTTTTCCAAGTAGTCCCAGAAGACCAGAGTTTCGAAGAAAACTACGCCggtatatttcatttcag ATTCTGGCAGTACGGTAGATGGGTAGACGTGGTGATTGACGACAGATTACCGACCTACCGCGGCGAATTGGTATACCTGCATTCGGCTGAGATCAACGAATTCTGGAGTGCTCTTTTGGAAAAGGCGTACGCGAAGCTTCATGGGTCGTACGAAGCTTTGAAAGGCGGAACCACCTGTGAGGCCATGGAGGATTTTACGGGTGGTGTGACGGAAATGTATCAAATGGACCAAACCCCTCCAAATCTATTTAGTATTTTGCTAAAAGCTTACGAAAGGAACTCGCTAATGGGCTGCTCGATAGAG ccTGATCCAAATATATTGGAAGCCGAGACGCCTCAAGGACTGATCAGAGGCCATGCTTACAGTATTACACGTGTCAAATATGTGGAGATTCAAACGCCAAACCAATTTGGGAAAATACCGCTACTTAGACTTAGAAATCCATGGGGTAACGAGGCAGAATGGAATGGTCCGTGGAGCGATCA ATCACCGGAGTGGAGATTCATTCCCGATCATGAGAAGGAAGAGCTAGGCTTAACCTTCGACATGGATGGTGAATTTTGGATGTCATTCCAGGACTTTACGCGATATTTTACGCAACTAGAAATATGTAACTTGAATCCAGACTCGTTGACCGAAGACGATCTAAATGCCGGGAAAAAGAAATGGGAGATGAGCGTGTTCGAAGGGGAATGGGTACGCGGTGTTACGGCAGGAGGATGTAGGAACTTTTTAG AAACCTTCTGGCATAATCCGCAATACCGAATTACTCTCGAGTACCCAGATGAAGATGATGATAAATGTACAGTCATTGTTGCGTTGATGCAGAAAAATAGGCGAGCACAGAGAAGAATGGGTGCAGAATGTCTGACAATTGGATTTGCCATATACCAT TTGGAGTACCCCGAACGGTTACCCAAGCCATTGGACATTAATTTCTTCAAGTACAACGCGTCGGTTGCAAGATCGCCagcatttataaatttacgaGAAGTAACGTGCCGTTTCAAATTACCACCTGGTGTGTATTGCATAGTTCCAAGTACGTTTGACCCTAATGAAGAGGGTGAATTTTTGCTGAGAATATTCTCCGAAAATAAGAACAATATGGA AGAAAATGACGATGAAGTTGGTGTTGGAGAAATTGATGATAGG GTCATTAATCCCAAAGGTGATAACGAACACGAAGATGGAGATAAG GTTCGAGAAGAACCAGATCCAGACCGTAATGCAGACAAAGTTcgagaatttttcaaaaagctCGCTGGTGACGATATGGAAGTGGATTGGATGGAGCTAAAggaaattttagattttgCAATGCGAAAAG AACTACCACAGTCGGCGCGTCGTAGTGAGGCTCATGCCCCTGAAACTGTACAAGGAAATGGTTCGTTTATCGACACTCTCATCTCACTGCTGTGCGGCATTGTTTGTAATAATGAACAGTACAGTAAGATTGTAG AAACGAATGATAAAGGATTCAGTAAGGATGTATGCCGTAGTATGGTGGCCATGCTAGATGTAGATCACTCTGGAAAACTCGGATTTGAAGAATTTCGAACATTATGGAACGACATAAGGAAATGGAGG gctgtatttaaattatacgaCAAAGACGAATCGGGATATTTGAGCGCGTTTGAATTGAGGCAAGCATTAAATAGCGCAGGCTATCGACTCAATAATcacattttaaatatcttgGTACATCGTTACGGAACAAAGGATGGTATGATCACCTTTGATGATTACATCATGTGCGCAGTTCGACTCAAGACAATGATAG ATATTTTTAGAGAACGAGATCCAGACTTAACTAATACGGCGACATTCACAATGGAAGAATGGATAGAGAAAACGTTATACTCGTAA